In Raphanus sativus cultivar WK10039 chromosome 5, ASM80110v3, whole genome shotgun sequence, the following proteins share a genomic window:
- the LOC108857927 gene encoding bidirectional sugar transporter SWEET8-like — MNAKAVRTIIGIIGNIFSLSVSLSHMPKFIQIYKDKSVDADFQQHRHVVMVVKCSLWVLYGLPLVQKDSILVTTSNGVGLVIEVIYLVVFFIYCDKESERKDITGLCLMVEIGLLFFFYGQTLLFLENVSARRKLIGVVCTVYTTIMHGLLALQTKVDGEQFRCMYLPFWFSFVNFINAGIWIAYSVIYKIDVYVLVVNVVGAVACAIHLIILCCSTVRRLLLPKLLPKRVVPSSSFPVV, encoded by the exons ATGAACGCTAAAGCAGTCCGTACGATTATCGGAATAATTG GCAATATTTTCTCCTTAtccgtctctctctcacacat GCCAAAGTTTATACAAATTTACAAGGATAAATCAGTGGATGCGGATTTTCAACAACATCGTCATGTAGTGATGGTGGTAAAATGTAGCTTGTGGGTTTTGTATGGTCTCCCACTTGTTCAAAAGGATAGCATTCTCGTCACCACCAGTAATGGCGTCGGGCTTGTAATCGAAGTGATCTACTTGGTTGTATTTTTTATCTACTGTGACAAAGAATCAGAACGT AAAGATATTACAGGGTTATGTCTTATGGTTGAGATTGGTTTGCTCTTTTTTTTCTATGGGCAAACTCTCTTGTTCCTTGAGAACGTATCGGCAAGACGTAAACTAATCGGTGTTGTTTGCACCGTTTACACCACTATTATGCATGGTTTACTAGCCCTG CAAACAAAGGTTGACGGGGAACAATTTCGCTGTATGTACCTACCGTTTTGGTTCTCATTTGTTAACTTCATCAACGCTGGAATTTGGATTGCTTATTCTGTGATTTACAAGATTGACGTCTACGTTCTT GTAGTCAATGTTGTTGGAGCAGTGGCCTGTGCTATTCATTTAATAATCTTGTGTTGCTCAACAGTTCGACGCTTGTTACTACCCAAGTTACTACCCAAGAGAGTCGTACCAAGTTCCAGCTTCCCCGTTGTTTGA
- the LOC108856690 gene encoding GTP cyclohydrolase 1 isoform X2, which produces MDTSDEGCLSLEIETGIKNGFIELAAFEHQPETIAIQDAVKLLLQGLHEDVNREGIKKTPFRVAKALREGTRGYKLKVKEFVQSALFPEAGLDEGVGQAGGVGGLVVVRDLDHYSYCESCLLPFHVRCHVGYVPSEQRVLGLSKFSRVADVFAKRLQEPQRLADDICSALQHWVKPSGVAVVLQCSHVHFPCLEVDSSHHGFVKLMVSSGSGVFEDEGSSLWGEFLSFLKFKRVKTQALRGTNGSVMKEWCPSVKTSSEEEDPEMVSAVVSILKSLGEDPSREGLIATPSRFLKWMMNFQNVNFEMKLNGVNVNGVKVKEKKNKKMYCELNVPFWSMCEHHLLPFYGVVHIGYYCAEGYNHKPSLMKSIVHFYGFKLQVQERMTRQIAETLSPLVGGDVIVVAEAGHSCMVSRGIEKFGSSTATIAVLGQFSNDSSARAEFLDKIHATAALKVDASSPF; this is translated from the exons ATGGATACCTCAG ATGAAGGGTGTTTGAGTCTGGAGATTGAAACTGGAATCAAAAATGGCTTCATCGAGCTCGCTGCTTTCGAGCACCAACCAGAGACTATAGCCATCCAAGACGCTGTGAAGCTTCTCCTGCAAGGTCTTCACGAGGATGTCAACAGAGAAGGCATCAAAAAGACTCCTTTCCGTGTCGCCAAGGCCCTTCGTGAAGGCACCAGAG GTTATAAGCTAAAGGTGAAGGAGTTTGTACAGAGTGCTCTGTTTCCAGAAGCAGGTTTGGACGAAGGAGTCGGGCAAGCGGGAGGTGTTGGAGGACTCGTTGTGGTTCGAGATCTCGATCATTACTCTTACTGCGAGTCTTGCTTGCTTCCTTTCCACGTCAGGTGCCACGTCGGTTACGTCCCGTCTGAGCAACGCGTTTTGGGGCTGAGCAAGTTCTCTAGAGTCGCTGATGTCTTCGCCAAACGTCTCCAAGAGCCTCAGCGTTTGGCTGATGATATATGCTCTGCTCTCCAGCACTGGGTTAAACCGTCTGGCGTCGCTGTTGTTCTCCAGTGCTCTCACGTTCACTTCCCTTGCTTGGAGGTTGACTCAAGCCACCATGGGTTTGTGAAGCTTATGGTTTCCTCCGGGTCTGGTGTTTTCGAGGATGAAGGGTCGAGTCTTTGGGGTGAGTTCTTGAGTTTCTTGAAGTTCAAACGCGTAAAGACGCAAGCTTTGCGTGGGACCAACGGCTCTGTGATGAAAGAGTGGTGTCCGAGCGTTAAAACCTCGTCCGAAGAAGAAGACCCTGAGATGGTTTCTGCGGTTGTTTCGATTCTGAAGTCATTAGGAGAAGATCCGTCAAGGGAGGGACTCATTGCTACACCTTCTAGATTCCTCAAATGGATGATGAACTTCCAAAACGTTAACTTTGAGATGAAGCTAAACGGCGTTAATGTTAACGGTGTCAAggtcaaagagaagaagaacaagaagatgtACTGTGAATTGAACGTACCGTTCTGGTCAATGTGTGAGCATCATTTGCTTCCTTTCTACGGAGTTGTTCACATTGGCTACTATTGCGCTGAAGGATACAACCACAAGCCATCGCTCATGAAGTCTATTGTACACTTTTACGGGTTCAAGCTTCAAGTGCAAGAGAGGATGACTCGTCAGATAGCTGAGACGCTGTCGCCTCTCGTTGGTGGGGATGTGATCGTTGTAGCGGAAGCAGGACATTCTTGTATGGTCTCTAGAGGGATTGAGAAGTTTGGAAGCAGCACTGCTACTATTGCTGTTTTGGGTCAGTTTTCGAATGATAGTTCTGCAAGAGCTGAGTTTCTAGACAAGATCCACGCAACAGCTGCGTTGAAGGTAGATGCAAGCTCCCCATTTTGA
- the LOC108856690 gene encoding GTP cyclohydrolase 1 isoform X1 encodes MGALDEGCLSLEIETGIKNGFIELAAFEHQPETIAIQDAVKLLLQGLHEDVNREGIKKTPFRVAKALREGTRGYKLKVKEFVQSALFPEAGLDEGVGQAGGVGGLVVVRDLDHYSYCESCLLPFHVRCHVGYVPSEQRVLGLSKFSRVADVFAKRLQEPQRLADDICSALQHWVKPSGVAVVLQCSHVHFPCLEVDSSHHGFVKLMVSSGSGVFEDEGSSLWGEFLSFLKFKRVKTQALRGTNGSVMKEWCPSVKTSSEEEDPEMVSAVVSILKSLGEDPSREGLIATPSRFLKWMMNFQNVNFEMKLNGVNVNGVKVKEKKNKKMYCELNVPFWSMCEHHLLPFYGVVHIGYYCAEGYNHKPSLMKSIVHFYGFKLQVQERMTRQIAETLSPLVGGDVIVVAEAGHSCMVSRGIEKFGSSTATIAVLGQFSNDSSARAEFLDKIHATAALKVDASSPF; translated from the exons atgggAGCATTAGATGAAGGGTGTTTGAGTCTGGAGATTGAAACTGGAATCAAAAATGGCTTCATCGAGCTCGCTGCTTTCGAGCACCAACCAGAGACTATAGCCATCCAAGACGCTGTGAAGCTTCTCCTGCAAGGTCTTCACGAGGATGTCAACAGAGAAGGCATCAAAAAGACTCCTTTCCGTGTCGCCAAGGCCCTTCGTGAAGGCACCAGAG GTTATAAGCTAAAGGTGAAGGAGTTTGTACAGAGTGCTCTGTTTCCAGAAGCAGGTTTGGACGAAGGAGTCGGGCAAGCGGGAGGTGTTGGAGGACTCGTTGTGGTTCGAGATCTCGATCATTACTCTTACTGCGAGTCTTGCTTGCTTCCTTTCCACGTCAGGTGCCACGTCGGTTACGTCCCGTCTGAGCAACGCGTTTTGGGGCTGAGCAAGTTCTCTAGAGTCGCTGATGTCTTCGCCAAACGTCTCCAAGAGCCTCAGCGTTTGGCTGATGATATATGCTCTGCTCTCCAGCACTGGGTTAAACCGTCTGGCGTCGCTGTTGTTCTCCAGTGCTCTCACGTTCACTTCCCTTGCTTGGAGGTTGACTCAAGCCACCATGGGTTTGTGAAGCTTATGGTTTCCTCCGGGTCTGGTGTTTTCGAGGATGAAGGGTCGAGTCTTTGGGGTGAGTTCTTGAGTTTCTTGAAGTTCAAACGCGTAAAGACGCAAGCTTTGCGTGGGACCAACGGCTCTGTGATGAAAGAGTGGTGTCCGAGCGTTAAAACCTCGTCCGAAGAAGAAGACCCTGAGATGGTTTCTGCGGTTGTTTCGATTCTGAAGTCATTAGGAGAAGATCCGTCAAGGGAGGGACTCATTGCTACACCTTCTAGATTCCTCAAATGGATGATGAACTTCCAAAACGTTAACTTTGAGATGAAGCTAAACGGCGTTAATGTTAACGGTGTCAAggtcaaagagaagaagaacaagaagatgtACTGTGAATTGAACGTACCGTTCTGGTCAATGTGTGAGCATCATTTGCTTCCTTTCTACGGAGTTGTTCACATTGGCTACTATTGCGCTGAAGGATACAACCACAAGCCATCGCTCATGAAGTCTATTGTACACTTTTACGGGTTCAAGCTTCAAGTGCAAGAGAGGATGACTCGTCAGATAGCTGAGACGCTGTCGCCTCTCGTTGGTGGGGATGTGATCGTTGTAGCGGAAGCAGGACATTCTTGTATGGTCTCTAGAGGGATTGAGAAGTTTGGAAGCAGCACTGCTACTATTGCTGTTTTGGGTCAGTTTTCGAATGATAGTTCTGCAAGAGCTGAGTTTCTAGACAAGATCCACGCAACAGCTGCGTTGAAGGTAGATGCAAGCTCCCCATTTTGA